From Streptomyces sp. NBC_00237, a single genomic window includes:
- a CDS encoding CaiB/BaiF CoA-transferase family protein: MTSAPNPPPPGPLARPTPTTPTPPLQGLRVLDLATLFAGPLAATLLADFGAEVIKVEHPTRPDPSRGHGPAKNGIGLWWKLLGRGKRTITLDLSHPEGRATLLRLAATADVIIENFRPGTLEKWNLGWPELSAANPRLILTRVTGFGQYGPHSRRPGFGTLAEAMSGFAAYTGEPEGPPTLPPFGLADSIAALATSYAVMTALRARDTTHRGQVVDLAIIEPILLALGPQSLWYDQLGYVQPRTGNRSRNNAPRNIYRTADGSWLAVSTSAQSVAERVMHLVGRPELITEPWFATGTGRAEHTEVLDEAVGSWIARHTRAEAVEAFEKAEAAIAPVQDIRDVMTDPQYTALDTITTVPDPELGPLRMQNVLFRLSETPGVIHWAGRPHGADTEAVLTELGLTSTDITALRDSGATN, from the coding sequence ATGACCTCCGCACCCAACCCCCCTCCACCCGGCCCCCTTGCCCGCCCCACCCCCACCACACCCACCCCGCCCCTCCAGGGCCTGAGGGTCCTCGACCTCGCCACCCTCTTCGCAGGCCCCCTCGCCGCCACCCTCCTCGCCGACTTCGGCGCCGAAGTGATCAAGGTCGAACACCCCACCCGCCCCGACCCCTCCCGAGGCCACGGCCCCGCCAAGAACGGCATCGGCCTCTGGTGGAAACTCCTCGGCCGGGGCAAACGCACGATCACCCTCGACCTCTCCCACCCCGAAGGCCGGGCCACCCTCCTGCGCCTCGCCGCCACCGCCGACGTGATCATCGAGAACTTCCGCCCCGGCACCCTCGAAAAGTGGAACCTCGGCTGGCCCGAACTCTCCGCCGCCAACCCCCGCCTGATCCTCACCCGCGTCACGGGCTTCGGTCAGTACGGCCCCCACTCCCGCCGCCCCGGCTTCGGCACCCTCGCCGAGGCCATGAGCGGCTTCGCCGCGTACACGGGCGAGCCGGAAGGCCCCCCGACCCTCCCCCCGTTCGGCCTCGCCGACTCCATCGCCGCGCTCGCCACCTCGTACGCCGTGATGACGGCCCTGCGCGCCCGCGACACGACCCACCGGGGCCAGGTCGTCGACCTCGCCATCATCGAGCCGATCCTCCTCGCGCTGGGCCCGCAGTCCCTCTGGTACGACCAGCTCGGCTACGTCCAACCCCGCACCGGCAACCGCTCCCGCAACAACGCCCCCCGCAACATCTACCGCACGGCGGACGGCAGTTGGCTCGCCGTCTCCACCTCGGCCCAGTCCGTCGCGGAACGCGTCATGCACCTCGTCGGCCGCCCGGAGCTGATCACCGAACCCTGGTTCGCGACGGGCACGGGCCGCGCCGAGCACACCGAAGTCCTGGACGAGGCCGTCGGTTCCTGGATCGCCCGCCACACCCGCGCGGAAGCGGTCGAAGCCTTCGAGAAGGCGGAGGCGGCGATCGCCCCCGTCCAGGACATCCGCGACGTCATGACCGACCCCCAGTACACGGCCCTGGACACCATCACCACCGTCCCCGACCCCGAACTCGGCCCCCTGCGCATGCAGAACGTCCTCTTCCGCCTCTCCGAGACCCCCGGCGTCATCCACTGGGCGGGCCGCCCGCACGGTGCCGACACCGAAGCCGTCCTCACCGAACTCGGCCTCACCTCCACCGACATCACCGCCCTCCGCGACTCCGGAGCCACGAACTGA
- the rbsK gene encoding ribokinase, translating to MTPSPPALTVLGSTNMDLVVYVAKAPAGGETVSGRSFSTVPGGKGANQAIAAARAGADVTMIGAVGTDAFGAQLRSALAHSGVGTDSLRTAEGPSGTAHIVVDDDGGNSIVVIPGANGTVTALAPGDETVISQAHALLLQLELPLSAVTEGAQAARRHGVRTILTPAPATPIPPELLAATDLLVPNEHEAAALTGLHDPLLAARALLDHVPAVVVTLGAAGSAYVSRDSPSPLFVPAVPATPVDTTAAGDTFVGALAVALAEGRSLREALPWASTAAALSVQRPGASTSMPYRQEIDAR from the coding sequence ATGACGCCCTCACCCCCCGCCCTCACCGTCCTGGGCAGCACCAACATGGACCTCGTCGTGTACGTCGCCAAGGCCCCGGCGGGCGGCGAAACGGTGTCCGGCCGTTCCTTCTCCACCGTCCCCGGCGGCAAGGGCGCCAACCAGGCCATCGCCGCCGCCCGCGCCGGAGCCGACGTCACGATGATCGGCGCGGTCGGCACCGACGCCTTCGGCGCCCAACTCCGCAGCGCCCTGGCCCACTCGGGCGTCGGCACGGACTCCCTCCGCACCGCCGAAGGCCCCTCCGGCACCGCACACATCGTCGTGGACGACGACGGCGGCAACTCCATCGTCGTCATCCCGGGCGCCAACGGCACCGTCACCGCCCTCGCCCCCGGCGACGAAACCGTCATCTCCCAGGCCCACGCCCTCCTCCTCCAACTCGAACTCCCCCTGTCCGCCGTCACCGAAGGCGCGCAGGCGGCCCGCCGCCACGGCGTCCGTACGATCCTCACTCCGGCCCCCGCCACACCCATCCCGCCCGAACTCCTCGCCGCCACCGACCTCCTGGTCCCCAACGAACACGAGGCCGCCGCGCTCACCGGCCTCCACGACCCCCTCCTCGCCGCCCGCGCCCTCCTCGACCACGTCCCCGCAGTGGTCGTCACCCTCGGTGCGGCGGGCAGCGCGTACGTCTCCCGCGATTCCCCCTCCCCCCTCTTCGTGCCCGCCGTCCCGGCCACCCCCGTGGACACCACAGCCGCGGGCGACACCTTCGTCGGCGCCCTCGCCGTGGCCCTCGCCGAAGGCCGTTCCCTGCGCGAGGCCCTCCCCTGGGCCTCCACCGCCGCCGCCCTCTCCGTCCAACGCCCCGGCGCCTCCACCTCCATGCCCTACCGCCAGGAGATCGACGCCCGATGA
- a CDS encoding VIT1/CCC1 transporter family protein: MAIIETEATLHEAHRDNHTHRDVNGGWLRPAVFGAMDGLVSNLALMTGVAGGAVSQQTIVITGLAGLAAGAFSMAAGEYTSVASQRELVEAELDVERRELRKHPADEERELAELYMSRGVEPELAREVARQLSADPEQALEIHAREELGIDPSDLPSPAVAAVSSFGAFALGALLPLLPYLLGASSLWPAVLFALVGLFACGAVVAKVTARSWWFSGLRQLALGGAAAALTYGLGTLFGTAVG; the protein is encoded by the coding sequence ATGGCGATCATCGAGACCGAAGCGACACTGCACGAGGCGCACCGCGACAACCACACCCACCGGGATGTGAACGGCGGTTGGCTGCGCCCGGCGGTGTTCGGCGCGATGGACGGGCTGGTGTCCAACCTCGCGTTGATGACCGGCGTGGCGGGCGGGGCCGTCTCGCAGCAGACGATCGTGATCACCGGGCTGGCGGGGCTCGCGGCCGGTGCCTTCTCCATGGCGGCCGGCGAGTACACGTCCGTGGCGTCGCAGCGGGAACTGGTCGAGGCCGAACTCGACGTCGAGCGAAGGGAGTTGAGGAAGCACCCGGCCGACGAGGAGCGTGAGCTGGCCGAGTTGTACATGTCGCGCGGCGTGGAGCCGGAGCTCGCCCGTGAGGTCGCCCGGCAGCTCTCGGCCGACCCGGAGCAGGCCCTGGAGATCCACGCCCGCGAGGAACTCGGGATCGATCCGTCCGACCTGCCCTCGCCCGCCGTGGCCGCGGTGTCCTCCTTCGGGGCCTTCGCGCTCGGAGCGCTGCTGCCCCTGCTGCCGTACCTGCTGGGGGCGTCCTCGCTGTGGCCCGCCGTGCTGTTCGCGCTGGTCGGCCTGTTCGCCTGCGGGGCGGTCGTCGCCAAGGTCACCGCGCGGTCGTGGTGGTTCAGCGGGCTGCGGCAGCTGGCCCTGGGCGGTGCGGCGGCGGCACTCACGTACGGGCTCGGGACGCTGTTCGGCACCGCCGTCGGCTGA